DNA from Streptococcus parasuis:
AGGCCACCTAAAAATAAGATAATACAGATAGTCGATGGCCAGCCAATTGTCGGATCTCCGAATACCAAGGTTTTGATGACTACGAAAACCATTAAAACCAGAGACAACAAGAATGTAAAGAATCCTGTGTAGGATGCAATATTTAAAGGTGTATCCGAAAAGTTGATAATTCCTTCAATGGAGTAAGACAGTAACTTCCAAAAAGACCAACTAGTTTCACCAGCAACACGCTCAACATTTTTATAGGGCAGGTATTCTGTTTTAAAACCTACCCAAGCAAATAAGCCTTTGGAAAAACGGTTATATTCAGAAACTGAAAGAATGGCATCAACCATATGACGCCGCATGAGACGGAAATCACGGGCACCGTCAACGACCTCGACCTGGCTGATTTTATTCATCAATTTGTAGAATAATGTTGCAAAAAAACTACGAATCGGTGGCTCACCGTCTCGACTAACACGACGAGTTCCCACACAATCCAAGTCTGAATTATCGTCAAGCATTTGTTTCATTTCCATCAACATTTCAGGTGGGTCTTGTAAGTCAGCATCCATGACTGTTACTAAATGACCATTGGCCGCCTCGAGACCCGCAAAAAGGGCAGCTTCTTTGCCGAAATTACGAGAAAATGAAAGATAACGCACAGATCGATTTTGCACAGACAATGAACGTAAAATGGATAAAGTACTATCTTTAGAACCATCATTGACAAAAATATATTCAAACTCCTCATTCATTTTTATTCGAACCTTTTCCATCGCCTGATAAAAATAATGAATCGTTTCTTCCTCATTAAAACACGGTACAATAACTGAAATCATTTTAACTCCCTCAAAGAATCTTTCTGTGTATCTTCACTTCTCTTAGAAGTCCATTATACCACTTTGAAAGTTGAGTTCCCAAAAAACAGTCAATTCCTTAACATCCTACTTTTCTTGCCAAGTTTCTTGATTTTGACGAAACTTTTTAAGTAAGTCTAAACCATCCGCACTAATGTAACCTTGCACTTTTGCAACCTTGATTAACTCTGAATAATTGCTGAGTGTCACCAATTTCACGCCAGCATTGTCAAAATTTCGTTCTGCCTTTGGCAACTCATATGTGAAAATAGCTACCACACCAATCACTTCAGCACCTTCACGCTCAGCTGCTGCTACGGCATCTAGTACAGAACCACCGGTTGAAATCAAGTCTTCAACAACCACCATTTTTTGTCCCTTGATGATGCGACCTTCTAATTGATTCCCTGCACCATGATCTTTTGGTTTGCTACGGATATAAGCAAATGGCAAATTCATCCGATCAGCAATGATAGCACCATGGGGGATACCGGCTGTGGCAGTTCCGGCAATCACCTCAACCTCAGGAAATTCCTCTTCAATTCGTTGAACAAAGCCATCTTCAATCAGATTTCGAGTTTCAGGATAAGATAGTGTAATACGATTATCTGTATAGATAGGGGATTTGATACCTGATGCCCATGTAAATGGCTTTTCAGGACGCAGATGAACTGCCTTAATATCCAATAAGTGTGATGCGATTTCTGTTGCTAATGTCATAATAGACCTCCTTTTAAATGCGTGCCTTCTCTACATGACCATCCCGCCGAATAGCCTGTCACTCCTAAAGTATTGGTTCAATCTATGAACCCTACAAAAAACTATATTTATCCCCTGTTGAATTCTTACAGATTTCTCCTAGTCCACCATTTCAATCCATGAATCAAAATACTGTTCAATGAAATTAGTTTTCTCTTTTATTTCTGTCACGGTAAGTTTTTCATCAAGGCCTGTCAGAACCCACTTATCCTCAACATCATCTCTACGATGGATAATTGCAACCAATTTCCCCTCGAAAGCTGTCAAGGGCTGCCGAACAGCTTTGGAAATGATGTAGACATCTTGCTCTTCACCATCTCCAGCCAATAGATTTGGAACATAGCCGTAATTAATAGGGTACTGGTTGCCAAATTTATCAATATACCCGATAGGTCTATCGATGATAACCTGATAAACCTTATCCACGATTCCACTCCTCTTTAATAGCCAGATAGGCCTGATAAGGATCTTTTGCTTTGGTAATGGGACGACCAACCACAATATAATCACTACCGATTCGAGCGGCATCTGCTGGTGTCATGACTCGTTTTTGATCACCGATTTCTCCACCACTTGGCCGAATTCCAGGTGTCAGACAAACAAATTCGGGATTTGTAGCTTCTTTTATGAGTTTCACTTCATGAGCGGAACAGACAACTCCGTCTAAACCTGCTTCTTGAGCCTTTTGGGCATAATGTACTACCGCATCCTGTAAGCTGGTTTGAATATTCTGGTCCTTTCTCATCTGCTCTTCAGAAGTTGAGGTCAACTGAGTAACAGCGATTAAAATCGCATCCTCCCCCAATCCTCTACGAGCCGCCTGCATCATCTCCACACCACCAGCAGCGTGAACGTTAGTCATATCCACACCGAGTTTTGCCAAGACTCGCATCGCAGACTCAACGGTATTGGGAATATCATGGAGTTTCAAGTCTAAGAAAATACTGTGACCGCAGCCTTTCAAATAATTGATAATACCTGGTCCCTCCGCATAATACAACTCCATTCCAACCTTTACATAGAGTTTCTCATCTGGTGGGAACTGTTCCAGAAAAGACTGAACTTCTTCTTTACCTGCAAAGTCAAGGGCAATAATAGGTCTTGTTTCTTTCATAAAATCCTTTCAAATATGCATAAAAACCCTGCCAATTGAGACAGGGTTGTACACGAAGTCAGCCTGAAAAATACATTTTCAAGCAATTTACATGACACCTTCCCAGCCTCTCTGGACATAGTTAAAGGAGTTAGTTTCTTTAATATTACTCTTTTATATGAAGCTTGTCAATCTTGATTCAAGCTTGTACGAATCTCTTTCCGTAACTGTTCCAAACATTCAACGCCATAAATTTCCATGCATTTTGGCAAGTCTTGAATAATCTTTGGACAAGCAAATGGGTCTGTAAAGTTGGCTGTTCCTACCCCTACGGCTGAAGCTCCTGCAATCATCATCTCAAGGGCTTTATCTGCCGAATCTACACCGCCCATTCCTATGATAGGAAGATTCGTCATCTGAGTGACTTGACGGATGAGCTTGAGTGCAACTGGAAACACAGCTGGCCCAGACATACCACCCGTACCATTTGCCAGAATCGGTTGTCGAGTTTTCAAATTAAATCGCATACCAACTAGGGTATTAATCATCGTTAAGCCACTTGCACCTGCATCCTCAGCCGCTTTAGCCAAGAGGGTAATATCGGCTACACTGGGTGTGAGTTTGACATAGACTGGCACGGATGATGCTGTAACTGCTGCTTTTACAGCTTCATAAGCTAATTCTGGTACCTGTCCTATTAGAAGACCATTGTTGCCATGGTCCACATTGGGACAAGAAATGTTTAGTTCAATCGCCTTCACATTAGGAGCCTTTGAAATTTTTCCTGAAACGTAGGCATATTCTTCATTTGAAAAACCAGCTACATTGGCAATGATAGGCAAATCTGGAAAATGCTGTTGCAACCAGGGGAGTTTTTCGGACAAGACGGCATCAACACCAGGATTTTGAAGACCAATGGCATTGAGCATACCTGCTGGAGTTTCCGCAACACGGGGAGTCGCATTGCCATAGCGAGGATGACGAGTGGTCGCCTTAATCATAATGGATCCAAGCTGGTTAAGGTCATAATAATCTGCATACTCTTGACCAAAACCAAAACAACCAGATGCAGGAATAATGGGATTTTTTAATTCTAAACCTGGTAAGGAAATCGCTAAACGTTTCTCCATGTTGTCCTCCTATAAAACCAGACTTCCAGTCTCAAACACTGGACCTTCTTTGCAGACGCGCTTGTTCTCGTGCTCTTGTCCTCCCTTGGGTTTGACAACACAGGCATAGCAGGCGCCCATCCCACAAGCCATGCGGGCTTCAAGCGAGAGGTAAGCATGTGGATGATCTTGGAACCGTTGGTCAACATACTTCATCATGCCAGGCGCTCCACAGGAATAGATGGCAGAAAAGTCATTTGTCAGCTGCTCCACTACTGTTGCCACAGACCCTTTAATTCCATAGGAACCATCATCTGTTGTGACATGAACAGAGCCATACTGCGCCAACTCCTCCTCCAAAATCACAGCTTCTTTAGTGGCAAAGCCAATGACTGACGTGACCTTAGCACCACGCTTCGCAGCTTGTTTTGCTACCTCCACCAGAGGAGGAACACCGATGCCACCACCAATAATAAGTATCGGGTCGCCATCTTTTAGAAAATCAATCTCAAAACCATTTCCGAGTGGCCCCATGACATCCAAATAATCTCCTGCAACCATGTTTGAGAAAACATCTGTCCCAAGACCCTCCACACGGTAAATAATCCGACATTGGGACCTACCATAATCAATTTCAGAAATGGAAATCGGTCTGCGCAAGAGCATTGCATCATTTGGAACCCGAATATGGATAAATTGTCCAATCCTCATCTCGGAAACCATCTTTCCTTGCAAAATCATTGAAAAAATTCGCGGTGCAAGTTGTACTTGTTCAACAAGTAACATTTGTTCTTTTAAAATCATTTTTCCCCTATTCTATGATTCTCAGAATACAAGAAAGTCGGTGCAGAGAAAAAACCTTGCTGGCTAGCAAGGTTACACGAAAAGAAGACAGAATCTGTCCTTTTTATCACGTTCCCTTCTTCGCCTCTCTGGACTCAGTTAAAGGTTATATTCTCAGCATTATACATTTTTTCATATCATTTGTCAATTTTCATGTTAAAATAGATTTATGAGAATTCAACAATTATTTTACATTATCAAAATCGCTGAAACAGGCAGTATGAATGAAGCTGCCAAACAATTATTTATCACACAACCAAGTCTTTCAAATGCTGTGCGAGATCTTGAAAAAGAAATGAATATCAAAATATTCTACCGAAACCCCAAAGGAATTACCTTAACAAAGGACGGGATGGAATTTCTTTCTTACGCACGGCAGATTGTTGAACAGACTGAATTATTGGAAGACCGCTATAAAAATCCGAATGCCAAACGACAATTATTCAGTGTCTCTTCTCAGCACTATGCATTTGTCGTAAATGCTTTCGTTTCCTTGTTAAAGGAAACAGAGATGGAAGACTATGAACTATTCTTAAGGGAAACGCGGACTTGGGAAATTATCGATGACGTGAAGAATTTCCGTTCTGAGATAGGAGTACTTTTTTTGAATAACTATAACCGTGAGGTTCTTCTCAAATTACTAGATGATTATCGCTTGTCTCATACGTATCTTTTTACAGCAAGTCCTCATATTTTTGTTAGTAAAACCAATCCCCTTGCCTCTAAGAAATCAATTAAACTGTCTGACTTAGTTGATTTCCCTTATCTCAGCTACGAACAAGGGATTCATAACTCCTTCTACTTCTCAGAAGAAATTTTATCTCAAGAACACCATAAAAAGTCAATCGTTGTCTCTGACCGTGCAACTCTTTTTAATTTATTAATTGGACTTGATGGCTACACTATTGCAACAGGTATTCTTAACTCCAATTTGAACGGAGATAATATCGTTTCAATCCCTCTAGAATATGATGACGAAATTGAATTGGTCTATATCAAGCATGAGAAAGCCGTTCTTTCTGATATGGGTGAAAAATTTATAGAGTTTCTTCTTGAGGAAGTAAAATTCGATAAAATTTAAATTTTTTATGCTTATGAATTTAATATAATATATTTGTGAAAGTGTTTCGTAAAATTATTGAAAATTTTTCAATTTTGACCTAGGAAACGCTTTCATTTTTTTCCATTCTGTGCTATAATACATGTATCAAATATAAAGGAGTGGTTAGATGGCTCAAAATAAAATGTTAGCTATGATCCTTGCTGGTGGACGGGGAACCCGTCTAGAAGGGTTGACTAAAAAAGTCGCTAAACCAGCAGTCGCATTTGGGGGAAAATATCGTATCATCGATTTTCCACTTAGTAACTGTGCCAACTCAGGTATTGATATTGTTGGTGTTTTAACCCAGTATGAGCCTGTTCTCTTGAATTCATATGTTGCTCAATCACAACGTTGGGGACTTGATGTACAAGGATCTGGTGTCTTTGTATTGCCACCGAGTGAAAAAATCGAAGGTTTTGGATTATATAAAGGAACAGCTGATGCGATTACGCAAAACATTGACTTTATTGATCTCCATGATCCTGAGTATGTACTTATTCTATCTGGTGACCATATCTACAAGATGAACTATGATAAACTCCTTGATACGCACATTCATAAGAAAGCGGATGCTACTATCGCCGTTATTGAAGTCCCTATCAAAGAGGCTTCACGTTTTGGTATCATGAATACCGACGAAGAATACCGCATCCAAGAATTTGAAGAGAAACCATCGAATCCAAAGAGCAATCTGGCTTCGATGGGGATTTACATTTTCACCTGGAAAACCCTTAAAAAATATCTACAAGAAGATGATAAATCAGAAACTTCTACACACGACTTTGGTCACGATATTATTCCAAAATATCTTTCAGATGGCCGTACCCTTATTGCCCATCCATTCCAAGGTTATTGGAAAGATGTTGGTACAGTGAATAGCCTATGGGAGTCAAATATGGACTTAATTGACCATTCTGGTGATTTAGATTTGTCCGATAGAACTTGGAGAATTTACTCTGAAGACAAAGGTTCACCTGCCCAAGTTATTAGTGCTTCTGCAACTGTTAAATCTGCCTATATTGATAAAGGGGCAGTTATTGATGGTTATGTTGAACATTCTGTTATTTCAAACGATGTTCAGGTAAATAAGGATGCGGTTGTTAAAAACTCTGTTCTGTTACCGGGATCAGTGATTGGTGAAGGCGCAGAGCTTGACTATGTCATTGTTGCTGAGGATGTGAAAATTGCTGATAATGTCAAACTTTCAGGAACACTTGATAAAATTCTTTTGGTTGACAAAAATGTAAGTAAGTAAGAAAGGAATGCTATGCTAAGAAATACACTCGGAATTGTAAATATTGAAGGAAACAATGTGCATTTTGGTGACGTTATGAGTCACCGTGGTGTTCAAGCTTTTAGCTTCCTAGGTCGCTACCGTCTAATCGACTTTGTGCTATCAAATATGTCTAACTCAGGCATTACAGAATTTCAAGTTTATATGCCTGCAAGAATGCGTTCTACCATTCAGCACGTTGGTACCGGTAAACACTACAACATCAACAGTAAACGTGGCTCATTACGCTTGCTGAACAGTGTGACAGATCCAAACTCAGTTTATCAGCATGATGTTAACGCATTTTCTGAAAATATCCATTATATCGAAAGCTCAACAAAGGAATATGTCTTAATCGCTCCTTCCTACTTTATCTATAGTCAAGATTTTTCAAAAGTAATGGAGGAACATATCGCAAACGAAGCTGACATCACTGTACTCTATAAAAATGTTTCAGATGCGAAGGAAAATTTCATCGGCTGCCAAACCTTGAAATTCGGTGATGACCGTCGAGTGATTGCATTTGAAGAAAATCATGGCAAATACAAGAATCGTCCCGTTTCATTAGAGGCTTACTTCATGAAACGTACGACCTTTATCGAATTGATTCAACGTGCGAATAAGGTTTCTTCTTTATACTGGCTTAAAGATATTCTAAGAGATGTTGTGGATCAATACAAAATCATGGGATATGCTCATCGAGATTTTGTTGCTTGTATCAACAGCGTGGAAGCCTATTTTACAACTCAGCTGGAGTTGCTTCAACGGGATACCCGTAAATTGCTCTTCAAACATGACTGGCCTATCCATACACAGACGAGTGACTCTTCTCCTACCTTGTATGGTCCGTTAGCTGAAGTAAAAGGTTGTATTATTGCAAATGGAGCGAATATCAATGGTCAAGTTGAAAATTCTGTCATTGACCGTGATGTTGTCATCGAAGAGGGTGTTGTGATAAAGAACTCAATCATTCTCAATGGTGTGACCATTAAGACCGGCGCAAATATTGAAAATGCCATTGTTGATAAAGCCACCAAAATTATCCACCCAATTGACATCAAAGGAAGTCAAACTTCCCCTTCATACCTGAAACCTCATCAAATCATTTAGGAGTTGATATGACTAAAAAATCTGTTCTTTTTGTTGCATCAGAAGGTCTCCCATTTATCAAAACTGGTGGCTTAGCTGATGTTATCGGTTCACTTCCTAAAGAACTTGTTAAGCAAGGTCTGGATGTACGGGTAGTACTTCCTCTCTATAAAAAGATTGCAATACACAATCATTCTGATTTTGACTATGTATCAAGTTTTGATGTGCGAGCAGGGGATATTCAATCCATGGCCAATGTATACAGTCAAGTTATTGACGGGGTAACCTTTTATTTCATAGAGCATCGTGATTTCTTTGAACGGGATGAATTATATGGATATGATGATGACGCTATGCGATTTGGTTATTTCCAACATGCCACTTGTCGCCTCTTAGAAGCCTTGAACTACTTCCCAGATGTCATGCACACACACGATTGGCATACTGCTGCACTTCCTTTCCTATGCCGTACATTCTATAGCTACCGTGAAGAATTCCGTAACATCAAACATGTCTTTACCATTCATAATTTAGCCTTCCAAGGTATTTTTCATAAGCAGGCACTTTGGTCCGCACTTGGCATGGACTATAGCTACTACTTGGATGGTATTGCACGTTTTCATGATGAATGCATCAGTTTCATGAAATTAGGAATTTTGTATGCTGATAAGGTAACAACTGTTTCAGAAACCTACGCGCAAGAAATTCTGACAGAAGAATTTGGTGAAAATATGCAACACGTTTTAGAGTTGCGTAAACATGATCTTGTCGGTATTGTCAATGGTATAGACTATGATAGTTGGGATAGCCAAACAGATCACTATTTAGTAAAGAATTACAGCTTGGAAAATATAGCTGAGAAAAAAGCAAACAAATTGGCATTACAAGCCCAATTTGCACTGCCACAAGATGAGAATGTCATTCTGGTAGGAATTGTATCACGTTTAACCTGGCAGAAAGGCTTCTATCTTTTGACAGAGGTACTCGGACATCTTCTACAAGCTCATGTTCAATTTGTAATATTAGGCAATGGTGAAACTGATATTGAAAATGCCTTTAATCATTTCAAACAGGTATATCCTGATAAATTCGCCTTCTATCGTGGGTACAATGAGCCACTCGCCCACCAAATTTACGCAGCAAGTGACCTCTTCCTAATGCCGTCTATGTTTGAACCATGCGGTATTAGCCAGCTGATTTCTATGCACTATGGAACACTCCCTTTGGTTCGTGAAACAGGTGGGCTTGTTGATACCGTCACACCTTATAACATGGAAACAAAAGAAGGTACTGGTTTTAGTTTTGGAGGACGTGATGCCTACAGTATGCGTCAAGTCTACGATTTAGCCCTTCAAACTTACTATGACCGGCCAGAAGATTGGTTTAGGATGGTTGACCAAGCGATGAAGCGAGACTTTAGCTGGACTGTTTCGGCTGAAAAATACATCTGGCTCTATCGTGAAATAAGTGGTTAGAATACAAATAAAGATTGATTTGGAGTGAGACCCCCCGTCCACTCCTTTTGCACAATGGAGATTGCTATGAAAGAATTTACTGATTTAGACCTATATTATATGAATTCCGGTGAACATACCACCCTTTACGAAAAGATGGGGGCACACATGGTAAAAGAGAGAAACAAGATACTCGGTACCCATTTTCGTGTCTATGCTCCTAATGCTAAGGAGGTATTTGTGATTGGTGATTTTAATGCGTGGCAAAGAAGTCATCAAATGCAGTGGGAAATTGATGGTGTTTTTCAACTCTATGTTGAAGGATTAAAGTCACTTGAGAATTATAAATATTTGATTATTACCCATGACGGTCGGGAATTGTATAAGGCTGATCCATACGCGTTTTTCAGTCAAGTTCGCCCAGAGACTGCTTCTACCACCTACAACTCGCGCTATAAATTCAAAGATCAAGCTTGGATGAATGAGAGAGTGGAATATGACTTCAAAGAACAACCTGTCTCCATCTATGAAGTGCATTTGGGATCTTGGAAGCAAAAATTCGTCAATAGAAATGAAGGTGGGGCTCCGGTAGAGGCCTTCAATAGTTATAAGGATATCACCCCGCTTTTGATCGAGCATCTCAAAGAAAACAACTATACGCATGTCGAGTTGCTTCCGATTACTGAGCACCCATTAGACGCTTCATGGGGCTATCAAGTCACAGGTTATTATAGTCCCACCAGTCGGTTTGGTAAGCCAGACGAATTAAAATATTTAGTTGATCAGCTTCATCAAGCTGGGATTGGCGTTATCTTAGACTGGGTTCCATTACATTTTTGTAAAGATGCACATGGTCTATACCAGTTTGATGGTAGTTGGTTGTATGAATACCCTTATGAGCATGATCGAGAAAATCATCAGTGGGGAACTGCCAATTTTGACCTTGGTAAGGGGATGACACGGTCTTTCTTACTTTCAAATTTGAAATATTGGCTAGAATATTTCCATTTCGATGGCATCCGCGTTGACGCTCTATCCTATCTCCTTTATTGGCGAGGGGAAACGACTGAAGACAAAATAAACCATGCTGCCATCGATTTTATCAAGCGTGTCAATGCAATGGTTCATACGGACTATAAAGGTGTTCTAATGATTGCAGAAGATTCTTCTAGCTTTCCAAAAGTAACCCATTCCTTAGAAGATGGCGGTATCGGATTCGATATGAAATGGGATTTGGGCTGGATGAACGATACGCTTAAATACATGGGGCGCCCATCTGTCTATCGCAAATACCATTCAAACGAAATAACGTTCGGAATGTATTACAACCAAAACGAGCATTTCCTCCTTCCGCTTTCACATGATGAAGTTGTGCATGGAAAACACTCTATCATAGAGAAAATGGATGGAAATTACGAAGATCAATTTAATTTGGCGCGTGCCTACTATAGCTTCTATTTTGCGCATCCTGGTAAAAAATTACTCTTTATGGGCAATGAATGGGGACATGTTCGTGAATGGCATGAATATACTGAAATGGATTGGAATTTACTACAATTTCCAATTCACCAATCCTTCTATCAAATGATGAAAACCTTATCTACTTTCTATAAAGAAAATGATGCCTTTTGGAAGTATGATTATCAAGCCTACGAAAAAGGGTTTAATTGGGTAAAAATTGATGGTGATAGTAATCTCTTTGCATTTTCACGTATGAGTGATGACCAAGAAATTCTAACGATCCATAATTTTAATGACCAAGAACTCTTCGACGTACATTTAGATCTGCCTGCAGAATCCGAATACAAGCTAGTCTTCTCATCTAGTACCATCCCAATGGAATCATTTAGTATTTATCCAAATGAGAATGGTGTTACGATAACAATGCCACGCTTAACTAGTTTCTATTTAGAGAGAATGAAGTAAAAAAAAACTTGTAAGTCTAAAAGTAGAGACTTACAAGTTTTTTTATTCT
Protein-coding regions in this window:
- the glgA gene encoding glycogen synthase GlgA, with product MTKKSVLFVASEGLPFIKTGGLADVIGSLPKELVKQGLDVRVVLPLYKKIAIHNHSDFDYVSSFDVRAGDIQSMANVYSQVIDGVTFYFIEHRDFFERDELYGYDDDAMRFGYFQHATCRLLEALNYFPDVMHTHDWHTAALPFLCRTFYSYREEFRNIKHVFTIHNLAFQGIFHKQALWSALGMDYSYYLDGIARFHDECISFMKLGILYADKVTTVSETYAQEILTEEFGENMQHVLELRKHDLVGIVNGIDYDSWDSQTDHYLVKNYSLENIAEKKANKLALQAQFALPQDENVILVGIVSRLTWQKGFYLLTEVLGHLLQAHVQFVILGNGETDIENAFNHFKQVYPDKFAFYRGYNEPLAHQIYAASDLFLMPSMFEPCGISQLISMHYGTLPLVRETGGLVDTVTPYNMETKEGTGFSFGGRDAYSMRQVYDLALQTYYDRPEDWFRMVDQAMKRDFSWTVSAEKYIWLYREISG
- a CDS encoding glycosyltransferase family 2 protein; this encodes MISVIVPCFNEEETIHYFYQAMEKVRIKMNEEFEYIFVNDGSKDSTLSILRSLSVQNRSVRYLSFSRNFGKEAALFAGLEAANGHLVTVMDADLQDPPEMLMEMKQMLDDNSDLDCVGTRRVSRDGEPPIRSFFATLFYKLMNKISQVEVVDGARDFRLMRRHMVDAILSVSEYNRFSKGLFAWVGFKTEYLPYKNVERVAGETSWSFWKLLSYSIEGIINFSDTPLNIASYTGFFTFLLSLVLMVFVVIKTLVFGDPTIGWPSTICIILFLGGLQLMTIGILGKYLAKVFLETKKRPIYIVKERSSN
- a CDS encoding dihydroorotate dehydrogenase electron transfer subunit yields the protein MILKEQMLLVEQVQLAPRIFSMILQGKMVSEMRIGQFIHIRVPNDAMLLRRPISISEIDYGRSQCRIIYRVEGLGTDVFSNMVAGDYLDVMGPLGNGFEIDFLKDGDPILIIGGGIGVPPLVEVAKQAAKRGAKVTSVIGFATKEAVILEEELAQYGSVHVTTDDGSYGIKGSVATVVEQLTNDFSAIYSCGAPGMMKYVDQRFQDHPHAYLSLEARMACGMGACYACVVKPKGGQEHENKRVCKEGPVFETGSLVL
- a CDS encoding inorganic diphosphatase, with translation MDKVYQVIIDRPIGYIDKFGNQYPINYGYVPNLLAGDGEEQDVYIISKAVRQPLTAFEGKLVAIIHRRDDVEDKWVLTGLDEKLTVTEIKEKTNFIEQYFDSWIEMVD
- the pyrF gene encoding orotidine-5'-phosphate decarboxylase, with the translated sequence MKETRPIIALDFAGKEEVQSFLEQFPPDEKLYVKVGMELYYAEGPGIINYLKGCGHSIFLDLKLHDIPNTVESAMRVLAKLGVDMTNVHAAGGVEMMQAARRGLGEDAILIAVTQLTSTSEEQMRKDQNIQTSLQDAVVHYAQKAQEAGLDGVVCSAHEVKLIKEATNPEFVCLTPGIRPSGGEIGDQKRVMTPADAARIGSDYIVVGRPITKAKDPYQAYLAIKEEWNRG
- the glgD gene encoding glucose-1-phosphate adenylyltransferase subunit GlgD, translated to MLRNTLGIVNIEGNNVHFGDVMSHRGVQAFSFLGRYRLIDFVLSNMSNSGITEFQVYMPARMRSTIQHVGTGKHYNINSKRGSLRLLNSVTDPNSVYQHDVNAFSENIHYIESSTKEYVLIAPSYFIYSQDFSKVMEEHIANEADITVLYKNVSDAKENFIGCQTLKFGDDRRVIAFEENHGKYKNRPVSLEAYFMKRTTFIELIQRANKVSSLYWLKDILRDVVDQYKIMGYAHRDFVACINSVEAYFTTQLELLQRDTRKLLFKHDWPIHTQTSDSSPTLYGPLAEVKGCIIANGANINGQVENSVIDRDVVIEEGVVIKNSIILNGVTIKTGANIENAIVDKATKIIHPIDIKGSQTSPSYLKPHQII
- a CDS encoding glucose-1-phosphate adenylyltransferase, coding for MAQNKMLAMILAGGRGTRLEGLTKKVAKPAVAFGGKYRIIDFPLSNCANSGIDIVGVLTQYEPVLLNSYVAQSQRWGLDVQGSGVFVLPPSEKIEGFGLYKGTADAITQNIDFIDLHDPEYVLILSGDHIYKMNYDKLLDTHIHKKADATIAVIEVPIKEASRFGIMNTDEEYRIQEFEEKPSNPKSNLASMGIYIFTWKTLKKYLQEDDKSETSTHDFGHDIIPKYLSDGRTLIAHPFQGYWKDVGTVNSLWESNMDLIDHSGDLDLSDRTWRIYSEDKGSPAQVISASATVKSAYIDKGAVIDGYVEHSVISNDVQVNKDAVVKNSVLLPGSVIGEGAELDYVIVAEDVKIADNVKLSGTLDKILLVDKNVSK
- the pyrE gene encoding orotate phosphoribosyltransferase, which encodes MTLATEIASHLLDIKAVHLRPEKPFTWASGIKSPIYTDNRITLSYPETRNLIEDGFVQRIEEEFPEVEVIAGTATAGIPHGAIIADRMNLPFAYIRSKPKDHGAGNQLEGRIIKGQKMVVVEDLISTGGSVLDAVAAAEREGAEVIGVVAIFTYELPKAERNFDNAGVKLVTLSNYSELIKVAKVQGYISADGLDLLKKFRQNQETWQEK
- the glgB gene encoding 1,4-alpha-glucan branching protein GlgB, which produces MKEFTDLDLYYMNSGEHTTLYEKMGAHMVKERNKILGTHFRVYAPNAKEVFVIGDFNAWQRSHQMQWEIDGVFQLYVEGLKSLENYKYLIITHDGRELYKADPYAFFSQVRPETASTTYNSRYKFKDQAWMNERVEYDFKEQPVSIYEVHLGSWKQKFVNRNEGGAPVEAFNSYKDITPLLIEHLKENNYTHVELLPITEHPLDASWGYQVTGYYSPTSRFGKPDELKYLVDQLHQAGIGVILDWVPLHFCKDAHGLYQFDGSWLYEYPYEHDRENHQWGTANFDLGKGMTRSFLLSNLKYWLEYFHFDGIRVDALSYLLYWRGETTEDKINHAAIDFIKRVNAMVHTDYKGVLMIAEDSSSFPKVTHSLEDGGIGFDMKWDLGWMNDTLKYMGRPSVYRKYHSNEITFGMYYNQNEHFLLPLSHDEVVHGKHSIIEKMDGNYEDQFNLARAYYSFYFAHPGKKLLFMGNEWGHVREWHEYTEMDWNLLQFPIHQSFYQMMKTLSTFYKENDAFWKYDYQAYEKGFNWVKIDGDSNLFAFSRMSDDQEILTIHNFNDQELFDVHLDLPAESEYKLVFSSSTIPMESFSIYPNENGVTITMPRLTSFYLERMK
- a CDS encoding dihydroorotate dehydrogenase: MEKRLAISLPGLELKNPIIPASGCFGFGQEYADYYDLNQLGSIMIKATTRHPRYGNATPRVAETPAGMLNAIGLQNPGVDAVLSEKLPWLQQHFPDLPIIANVAGFSNEEYAYVSGKISKAPNVKAIELNISCPNVDHGNNGLLIGQVPELAYEAVKAAVTASSVPVYVKLTPSVADITLLAKAAEDAGASGLTMINTLVGMRFNLKTRQPILANGTGGMSGPAVFPVALKLIRQVTQMTNLPIIGMGGVDSADKALEMMIAGASAVGVGTANFTDPFACPKIIQDLPKCMEIYGVECLEQLRKEIRTSLNQD
- a CDS encoding LysR family transcriptional regulator, yielding MRIQQLFYIIKIAETGSMNEAAKQLFITQPSLSNAVRDLEKEMNIKIFYRNPKGITLTKDGMEFLSYARQIVEQTELLEDRYKNPNAKRQLFSVSSQHYAFVVNAFVSLLKETEMEDYELFLRETRTWEIIDDVKNFRSEIGVLFLNNYNREVLLKLLDDYRLSHTYLFTASPHIFVSKTNPLASKKSIKLSDLVDFPYLSYEQGIHNSFYFSEEILSQEHHKKSIVVSDRATLFNLLIGLDGYTIATGILNSNLNGDNIVSIPLEYDDEIELVYIKHEKAVLSDMGEKFIEFLLEEVKFDKI